CCCCCCTTTCACCCATCTCCAGCAGGGTCATTCCCCAGGGGACACCCCAGGGGACACCCCATCCATGACCATTTCTCCTGCTCAGGCCTATGAGCGGGAGCAGCCGCCCCGGGTGTTGGTCAACAGTGCTGGCTACAAGGTCCTCACCTCCGTGGAGCAGTACCTGGAGCTGGTCAACAACAGCCTGCCTGGTGAGGGCCCTGCTGGAGACctttgggtgggtttgggggtgtGATCCCTGAGGGACTTCAGCAAAGGGTGATTGTGGGGTGTAGCATCCCTGGGAACCTTCAGAAAAGGTGGGTTTGGGGCACTGTGTCCTTGAAGACCCTCAGAAAGGGGTGGTCTTAGGGTGTAGCATCCCTGAGGACCTTTTGGAAAGGGTGGGGTTGGGATGTAGCATCCTTGGTAAGAGTTTCTGGAAGGGGTAGGTGTGGGTGTGGCATTCCTGGGACCTTTGGGTAGAGGCTGTTTTAGGGTGCAGCATCCCAGGGATGTTGGAAGGAATCATTTTAGGGTGTAGAATCCCTGAGGGCCTTCTGGAAAAAGTGGGGTTTGGGTATAGCATCCTTGAAGACCTTCagaaatggggttttttgggatttgtttattttgggttttttttctggacacCTTTGGGAAGTGGTGGTTTTAGGTAGCGGGGTTGTAGGGAAGGAGAACAGCCTTGTCTGGGGTGTGGGGGCTGCTCAGGTCCtgcccctgccacagccacgagggagggagggagggaggacgggaggaagggaggaagggaggcaggaaggcaggaaggcaggaaggcaggaaggcaggaaggaaggaaggaaggaaggaaggaaggaaggaaggaaggaaggaaggaaggaaggaaggaaggaaggaaggaaggaaggaaggaaggaaggaaggaaggaaggaaggaaggaaggaaggaaggaaggaaggaaggaaggaaggaaggaaaacgTGTCTATGTCTCCATGAGAACCACatgatttttaattacttttaattttactCCTCAATTTTCATTCTGATATAATTATTGGAAAAATGAGgctctttttgcatttttttgggAATAACTCCCAGCAAagccctgggaaggagctggagggtctgtgtgtccctgctggacgcccccagccctgcagcttccctgtccctgtcgGGCCCCATCCATCCCTGAAACCACCCCCGCTTTTCCGCAGGTGTGACACCGAAATCTGGGCACTCTCCCATCCTGAAGTGCCCCACGGATTTCCCCCTGGTGCTGTGGCACCCCTATGCCCGGCACTACTATTTCTGTGTGATGACGggcaaggagcaggagaagtGGCGGGCGGTGTTCCAGGACTGCGTGCGGCACTGCAACAACGGTgggtgacacctggggacactgcagccacctcctgctccacaggcacctgcagaggccaggctggggtTGTGGGAGAGGGGATGGCTTGGAGCTCATGAGGAGGAACTGGGTGGGAGTTGCTGAGGAACTTTGGAGAAGGGAAGtgtagccacatttctcttcacagagaaaggcaaggcacaattctttccaagaatatttctgggtttcacattctctgaacccCACCTTCTCTGGGTTTCCtttctcagagaaaggaaaaccccagaaatattcttgggaagaattgtgccttgcttttctctgcaaagagaaatgtggctacaGGGAAGGATCCAAGGGGGTCCTTCCAGTGCTtagaggggctccaggagagctggagagggattttggacaggggatggagggacaggacacagggaatgactcccactgccagagggcagggctggatgggagattgggaattaggaattgttccctgggagagtgggcaggccctggcagagagtgcccagagcagctgtggctgcccctggatccctggcagtgcccaaggccaggttagaaGCACCCTGGGGTAgtaggaggtgtccctgcccacaggaaGGAGTGGAAGAGGAGGATTTTAAGGTTCCTTttaacccaaaccagtctggggtTCCATGACTGAGATTCTCATCAATGCCAGCatcacccccagctccctggagcatccctgtgcccagctccatcctctgccCGTGAGGAAGTATTTCCAGGAGCCAGTacagagcctggctccagagctgccctgatGCCTATTTCCCACCTTGagggagaaaatatttgtaaattaaagtcatcaaaccccaaaatccccctgagggctgccagggctgtgggcaggggctgcagggctctgggcagggatgcagggctgtgcagctgggtGGAGGCAGCACCTGCCTCCCACATCAGTGATACTCTGGCAGGAAAACATGATTTTCCTGCTTGGCTGTGGCCTGGGCactcctgggctgagccccaAGTACTGGCCATGCTTGGGATGGTGAGAAATTTCCTGAGGAAGGCGGTGCCAGAGTTGAAACCTGCTCAAAATCAGGTGTTTTCATGGGAATTTCAGACTCTGCCCAATTGCTAAATCCTTCTTTCATTCCTGGGAACTCTGGGTAGTCTCAATTTTGCCTCAATTTCACCAGAGCTGCTGTAATAGGGTTTCACTGAGGGTTTTCATCCTCCCATGTTGGATTAAATCTCCTGGAAAactgctctttttattttgtgctggGGGTCTCTGAGCTCATTGGGCTGAATGTGCCCCCTCCtttgtgtggggctgggtgctGTGATCCCTCATCCCCCTGAGGATCATTTCTGGGTGAGCTCAGCACCCCAGaacccctctgtgctggctggagcagcagctgtgagcaaAACCAGCTCTGGATAAAGGAAGAAATGATCTCCTAACAAACCCCCAATTTTCATCTCTAATTCCCCTCCcacctgctgggtgctgctgtgagaCACAGGGGAGGTGTGAGCCCCTCCACCACCCCCTCTGCCAGCCGTGGTTGTGCCAGAAaatcctctcctccctctccttctcctcagcaTGTGATGGAAAAGCCTTCCCAAGTTGGCAGTGGCCAGGGAGGGCTCGGTGCTGCATTCCTCCAGCCCAGATTTGTCTGTGACTTTGTTCTTCCTGTCCCtctcagctcctgggagctccaGGATCCTGTTTCATATTCCATGAAGGCTCTTTTGTTGTTGGAAAGCACTTTaggttgttggggtttttttcttccctaaattAGAGGCTCTGTTTCTGCCTCTGGTTATGATTGGTGTGGGAATTTTCAGCTCCCTGTCTCAGACTGTGTTTGTGtaacagcagctcctctgtaaGGACTGGGGATGTGCAGCTCTGTTCCTCACACAGACGGGGACAGcctggtgtccctggagcccctggctgctccaaaaCTGTCCCTTGTCCAATCTGGTGTCACCTGGGCCTAGGCAGTGCCCACCCCCAGGGCCCCTGCCCCCTTGTTGCAGGATGGTTTGAATtaaaagggaccttaaagcccctccagtgccacccctgtcatggcagggacacctcccactgtcccaggctgctcccagccctgtccagcctggccttgggcactgccagggatccaggggcagccacagctgctctgggcaccctgtgccagggcctgcccaccctcccagagaacaattcctaattcccaatatcccatccagccctgccctctggcagtgggagtcattccctgtgtcctggcactccaggtCCTTAACCTCACATTAATAAAGGAAACTCATTAAATTTGCCCTGGGAAGTGGCACAGGGGCTTCttgcaccagccctgcctggacagggtgcagggatgggaacagactcagggatgtccccaggctcagcctggagtGAGTTGGGAAGGCTCTTGGGAGGCAAATCCTAGCCCAggcctggcagggacaggaggtgaGGATTGTCCCACCTGGGAGGGGATCTGAGCTCcatggatggagcagctccaacTCCTGaaagctcagcccagctctggctcccacCAAAGACTGGGAAAGGAGCAGATTTTACTTTCTCAGTGCTTTTTCCCCCTGATTATTAAGCTGCCCCTTAGCAAAAGCTGCTTAGGCTTGGAGTTAATTGTAATCACCTTAGAAAAGTCTTTGTGCACTGGGAAAGATCTGctcactgccccaggctgtCCCTCCTGGACACCTGGCCatgttcccagccctgccaggtgctgtgggaggtgtcagcagtgtccccagccctgccaggtgctgtgggaggtgtcagcagtgtccccagccctgccaggtgctgTTGGAGGTgtcagcagtgtccccagccctgccaggtgctgTTGGAGGTGTCAgcagtgcccccagctctgccaggtgcTGTGGGAGGTGTCAgcagtgcccccagctctgccaggtgcTGTTGGAGGTGTCAgcagtgcccccagctctgccaggtgcTGTTGGAGGTGTCAgcagtgcccccagctctgccaggtgctgtgggaggtgtcagcagtgtccccagccctgccagttGCTGTTGGAGGtgtcagcactgcagggatgaTTCCCTGGAGCCTCCCAGCAGGCTCAGATCCCATCCTGATCCCCTCCTCCGGGCATGGGGAGGGGACCTGGGCTGGAGGTCCCAGGTTCTCTCCCAGGGGTGTTTCCCTGTCTGGCAGAgacctgcagagccctgacagGCAGGGACAATGCAGGGACACGCATGGGATGtgtggcacagctcctgggctgtcctgcctgcctgcctgctgtcCCCATTTCCTGCTGGGTGCAGTGGCAGGCTGGGGGTGACACCCGAGCCCCCCTCGTGCTGCAGTGACTCAcccagggacagcctggccctgactcACTCCACTGGCCTCTTGGccactttttctcttttctccttccaagCCACGCTGCTCTCGACAGGGCCCCTCTTCCTGTAGCCCCCCTCcgcccccagctgctccctacAGGGCCcctcttcctgcagcccccccagctgctccctacAGGGCCcctcttcctgcagcccccccagctgctccctacAGGGCCCCTCTTCTTGCagctccctgggtgctgtgtgGGGTTGGGGGTCACTGAACCCCCCCATCCTGGtgagcccctgctcctgctgtgcctttgGAGCTCACTGAGCTCCCATTTCCCTGTGCACCATTTGGGGTCACTGAGTCCCCAGGACCCCATGTGCCATCAAGGGTCACTGAGCCCGCAAGTCCCTATGCACCATTTGAGGTTACTGAGTCCCCAGGTCCCCGTGCACGATTTGGGGTCACTGAGGCCCCATCCTacccagcctccctgccctcgGGGTGGCTCTGGAGGGGATCACTGTGGAAGTATCAAGAGCCCCCCAACCCCTGTTGCCCCCCACCCTCTCAGGGACAGTGCCTTGGGACTGGATCCCAAATCTAGGTGACAGCCCTGGAGGCTTGCCCGGGTCCCGGGGTGTGGGGGAAGCACACAAaggtgggctgggggtgctgggctgcCCCTCACTCCCACTTCCAGGCAGCTCAGCCGTGTCCCCTCCGCAGGGATCTCGGAGGACTCCAAAGTGGAGGCTCCCGCCTTCACGGACGCCATCCGCATGTACCGGCAGTCCAAGGAGCAGTACGGCACCTGGGACATGCTCTGCGGGAACGAGACCCAGGTGAGCACCGCACCCCCAAACCGGGCACAGAGGGCTGTGGGGGGCTCAGCAGGCTCCCCAAAAAACTCCTGCTTCCACAggtcctgagcaacctggtgatggaggagctgctccccgAGCTGAGGAGTGCCATCGGCCCCCGGCTGAAGGGCAAAGCCCCGGAGCGCCAGCGGACCTGGATccaggtgtggggctggggctgccggGGGGTCCCCACcgtccctgcccttcccctgcccgCACACCCGGCTTGGGGAGCCTCCCCTCCCCGCTGGGCTCGGTGCCCACCGGCTTCGCTGCCCCCTTCTCCCGGCCCCTTCGGAAGAATCCGTCCTTTCTCCAGAGTGGATTTTTAAAGCTCCttctgtgcccctgcccagccctgcccagccccgccTGGGGCCAGCCGAGCAAACAGGAGgaagcccagcccaggagcgAAGCCCGTCCCGGCTATATTTAGCGAGCCATTTTTAGAGCAGCGCGGGCTAAATCCAGCCCAGACCGTTGCGAAAGACTGAGGGCTCTTCAGAACTGCCTGTTAAAACCTTAAACCCCGATAATTACCACCAGGCTCGTAATGAGCCACTTGAGCGGCCTGAAAACACACAAACCCTGCTTTTCCAATAGCTGCGGTGGCTGGGAaggtgggaggaggggagggctCTGCATCCTGCCGGTCCCAAAATCGCAGCCTTTGGCTGCAAAGTGAGCGTGAAGCCTCAGCGAGCGGCTCCATCCTGCTCAGGAGGTTGGCTCTGGGAGCACACGGAGGGGGAAGAGGGCTGGGAACAGATTTCAGGGTGGGCTGGGGCTCTCCTGCTTGGACCACCAGCATCCCCagacctgcagcatccccagacctgcagcacttccagacctgcagcatccccagacctgcagcctccccagccctgcctggggcaggttGCCTTTTGGAGGCAGCACTCACCTCTctgcccctccagcagcacttggAAGCAGTTTCTGCACTGCAGGAGCTCCATCTCACACCGCTGGGGGGTTCTGGTGTGGAAACCCCTGGCAGGCTGTGGGGAAGGGTCCTGTCAGGGCACAGGGGGTGGCTCAACAggtcctgcagccagctggagctgcaggcgATGGTTGGGGGTGCACCTGGAGGGTCTCTGACCCCCCACCTGTGCACCCAGGTGTCAGATGCTGTCTATAGGATGGTCTATGAGCTGGCCAAGGCGCAGTACGATGCAGCTGTGGCCAGGTGTGAGCAGGAGCGGCCGCAGCTGGAGAGCACGATCCGCACGGACATGGACCAGATCATCACCTCCAAGGAGCACCTGGCCAGCAAGATCCGAGGTACAGGGATGCCCTGGCATGTGTGGGTGTGCCCATGCTCCTGGGAGGCTGTTCCAgggtgcagcacagcccctggtACCCTTGGGGGGGTGCATGTCCCCACTGGCATTGTTCCAGAGGGTCAGGGACAAGGTGAGCAGTCACCCAAGTCACCCTATAGTGAAACAAGGTGACCCCTGAGGCAGGGAATGATTGGCATCTGAATTTATTGAATCAGAATGCTGAACACTCACTTTAATaaaactatattatattacattataacTATATTAAAGAGAGACATTATACTATATCATACTTACTGCTAactgaaaaactcatgactgcAGACTGACAGTCCACACAGCTTGGACTTGATTGGCTAATTAACATAATCACCAGAATCTAATTACCAAGTTCCATTCTACGTGTTCAAAACACtaggagcagcaagcagagataaaaattgttttctctctgtgcttctccaggaaaaatcctgagagagagaattatgtctctttctgttcagagaatgtgaatgccaaAACCCCCTGGCATGGCCGTGGGGCAGGAGTGGGTTCAGGACAGACCAGGGGCACTCTGCAGGAATTCCTTGTGTTGCTGTGAAAGGGGGAGACTCCtcctggaggggtttgggagcAGGGGCAGTTCCTCCTCGCTGGGGTGGGTGTAGGATGTGATGTGAAGGGCTGGAAGGACAGAGGagcctcaccatcctcatctctgctctttcccagcCTTCGTCCTGCCCAAGGCAGAGGTCTGTGTCCGTAACCACGTCCAGCCCTACATCTCCTCCATCCTGGAGGCCCTGATGACCCCCACGAGCCAGGGCTTTGCCGAGGCACGGGAGGTGTTCTTCAAGGAGGTGACCGACATGAACATGAACGTCGTCAACGAGGGCggcctggagaagctggtgGAGGTGAGACCTGCTGGTGTTCCTTGCCAGCTTAGGGGTGACAGGGCCAGTCCTGCTTCCACCCCTAGTGTGGACAGCACTGGGAGAGCCCAGGCTGAGGAGAGCCCACCCATGTGGGCTGTAGCATCCGATGGATACTACAGGAATGCCCCTGCCCTGAGTACATGGAGAGGCTGAGCTTGGCTTTGTCCCCAGTACATGGAGAAGCTCTCCCACCTGGCCTTCCACCCTGTGAAGATGCAGTCATGCTATGAGAAGATGGACCAGCTGAAACTGGAGGGTCTTCAGCAGCGATTCGATGTCTCCAGCACATCTGTCTTCAAGCAGAGGGCCCAGATCCACATGAGACAGGTGGGATGGAGACCAGGGTCTTCCCCCGTccccctgggctgggaacagaggTTTGGGGAGCCCAAACCCTCCAAGGTTTGGATGTCTGTGCTGTCTCTTTGGTCTGGAGCCCATGGTGGGCTTGGgcatccaggcagagctgccccaggttGGGATATCTGTGCTGTCTCTGATCTGGAGCCCATGATGGGCTTGggcatcccagcacagctgcccctTTGTCACAGAGCCCACTGGCACCAGCAAGGCCAGTAAACCAGTTCTGGAGTCTGATACAGCCTAAGCTGGTGTGGAGTGTAGGAGGATGAGGGGATGCCAcaccagctctgagcaacctcCTCTCCCAACAGCCTTGATCCTGGGGGTGAGGGCTGTGGATGCCATGCTGGGAGGTCAGGGATTTGTGCAGAGTGAAGGCTCTTTGCCtgttggatattgggaaagaattcttccctgtgaggatgggcaggccctggcacagggtgcccagagcagctggggctgcccctggatccctggcagtgcccaagaccagactggacagggctgggagcagcctgggacagtgggaggtgtccctgcccatggcaagcaGTGGCACTGGATGATTTTAGAGTCCCTTCCACACCAAACCAGTGTGGGGCTCTGTACTAAGTCTCACCTTGATGGGGCAGTGCCCCAAGAGCCCCCTGCCCACTCTTTGGGTGCCCCCATGCTCACCACGTGTCTCTGGTGGCAGCAAATGGACGATGCTGTGTACACCTTCGAGACCctgctgcaccaggagctgAGCAAGCTGCAGGGCAAGGACGACCTGTGCAAGTCCATCCAGCGCATCCTCGAGAGGGTGCTCAAGGTGAGCTGAAATAGGAGCTTTTTTGAGCTAGGTCTTATAAGCTTTTGGAGGTCTATttcacacccaagatagctcagctacctttgGAAGCATAAAATTAGCGGAtggcttctgttgcagtgttggaaacacttttattaaaaaggcaaaataacaaactaTAGAGAAAACCCgagccaggtgcaagaggtaaaacacctcacaaaagcaattagtttcttttttctcttctttttctagtaaattgcccAGGCAGGACTtttttggctcctgtccaaCTGGCTATCCTTAattttgaggtgaagtcccccaggcCTGTGAGATGCCTTTTTCACCTGATcgaggagagaaacttctgggcttctttcctttttaagagGACAAAGGAGAGTTTTGTCACTCCGTCAACAAGGGGCACATTCCTACAGTGAGCCAGGGGGTCAAGCCTTTGGTGGCCTTGTTCCTTGGCCAAGGAAGAGGCTAGCAGTGATGTTATCTATTTCAAAAGTCTTAGGGGTTTCATGGATTTTGCTGGGAGCAGGTAAGTGGGAAATCACCTGGAGGAGCCAGTCCCCTCTGAGCACATCTGTAAAAGCCCCCCAGGGTTCAGACTGgcccccaaaccctcctgaaGCCAGTAGTGGAGGAGTTGGCTCTTCCAGGCTCAGAAACACTCGGAAATAGCTGGAGAGAGGGATGTGAGGCCAGAGGGGTCTGTGTGAATGGGCTGGGGGCAAATCTCAGGGATTTGTGCCaacccacagccctgggtgacCCGGGGCACCCTCTCACCCCACAGAAATTTGACTatgacagcagcactgtgaggaAGAAGTTCTTCAGGGAGGCCCTGCTGCAGATCACCATCCCCTTCCTGCTGAAAAAGCTGGCACCCACCTGCAAGGGGGTAAGAGGGGaaggtttggggtgcagggaaggACTGTCCAcccccagggaggggctggagcattccccccagcctgctgggctgagctgcctctccCCTGGCAGGAATTAGCCAAGTTTCAGGAGCTGATTTTCGAGGACTTTGCCAGCTTCATCCTGGTGGAGAACACCTACGAGGAGGTGGTGCTGCAGTCGGTGATGAAAGACATCATGCAAGGTAGGGTCCTGTGGCACCTACTGAGGAAGGGGTGACCTCTGCAGGGTACTGGGGGCTGTGTGAGGAGGGGGTGACCTTCTGCAGGATTTTGGGGGCTGTACAGGATTTTGGGGACACCCTATGCTAGGGGCTATATAAGGAGGAGTGCTCCcacacagagccagctgggGGCTGTACAAGGAGGGGTGGactctgtgctgggggctgtgtaAGGAAGAAGGGGTGACCCCATGTAGGGTGCTGGGGGAGGTCTCTGAGGAGGGGTGATCCCGTTCGGGAGATCAGGTCAGGGCTGTACAAGGACGGGTGACCCTGTGCAGGATGCTGGGGACTCTAATGGAGGGGTGACCCCATACAGGGTGTTGGGGACTCTTTATGGAGGGGTGACCCTGTGCAGGATGCTGGGGACTCTATAAGGAGAGGTGACCCTGTGCAGGATGCTGGGGACTCTATAAGGAGGGGTGACCCTGTGCAGGATGCTGGGGACTCTATAAGGAGGGGTGACCCCGTGAagggtgctgggagctgccccagaAGCAGCTTTCCCACCTGGCTTaccccctggcagggctgagcagtggGTGGGATGctgcccccctgcccagctccagcctcctctcccaTCACCCCCGGGGAGGACTGGGCAAggtgccccagcctggcagtgcccgcAGCCCCCATgagctgtccctccctgtccccagctgtgaaGGAGGCGGCCGTGCAGCGGAAGCACAACCTGTACAGGGACAGCATGGTGATGCACAACAGCGATCCCAACCTGCACCTGCTGGGAGAGGGCCTGCCCATCGACTGGAGCGAGGAGTACAGCGGGCAGCCCGAGCCCGAGCCGGCGGCCGAGCGGCGCCGCAGGGCCAAGCAGGTGGTGTCGGTCATCCAGGACGACGAGGGGGCCCTGCCCTACGGGGCcgaggcactgctgcagcccggCTCCCCCGAGCCACGGCAGCCAGAGGAGGCACACCCTGGGGTGCCCCCAAGCCCCCCGGATGCGGTGCAGGAGATCCGGGAGGCGCTGGCACAGGAGAGCCTGGGGGATGGCGCCGGGGCGGAGGAGCGGCTGATGAACGGCACCGAGGGCAGCGGTGCCAGCGAGGAgggtgtgctgctggcaggggctgccccaggggctgccacaCAGCAGGGTCCAGCCCATGATGGCGACAGGGTGCATTGTGCCACAGCGGCATcaccagcacctggagctgagatcccagcagggacaggcagagaaCGTGTCGCACCAGCATCGTCacctgtccctggagctgaggTGTCATCAGGGGGGAAGTGTGCCACACCAGCGTTGTCACCTGTCTCTGGAGCTGAGGTCCcatcaggagctgggagagaacgtgtcacagcagcatcctcacctgtccctggagctgagaTCCCATCAGGGACGGAGAGAGAACGTGTCACACTAGTATCGTCACCTGTCCCTGGAGCCGAGGTCCCGTCAGGAGGTGGGACACGCCGGGCTGCACCAGCACcccctgtgcctggagctgaggTCCCATCTGGGACTGGGAGACAACGTCCTGCACCAGCATCACGTGTGCCCAGAGCTGATGTCCCATCAGAGGCTGAGGTGCCCCATGCCACACCAAGATCATCCGTGCCAGCTTCCCCTGTGTCTGGAGCTGATGTCCCATCAGGGGCTGAGGTGCCACACGTCACACCAAGATCATCCGTGCCAGCGTCCCCCGTGCCCAGGGCTGACCCATCAGTGCCCAGCGTGCCacatggcacagcagccccagccagcccccaAGCCGATGTCCCAGCAGAGGCCGAGGTGCCCCgtgtcacagcagcaccacccGGAGGCCAGAGCCCATCAGCAGCGTGTCACCAGCGCGGTGACAAGGAGACAGGCGAGCACGGGGACAGCCCCCCGCAGCCCAGGGGCACCACAGAGAGCGGTGAGGGGGTGCAGACTGAGTTCtagccccagcccctgccatggactGGCCCTGGGGGAGGGGGATAGGACCCCCgggatggagagcagcactgcgggagagggaggggatggggacaccgAGACCTTACTGCCTAAGGGGGTCCCGCTGCCCTGGGGGgctgcccacagccacagccccactgggtCTgactggggcagccccagcctggcatgGGGCATCCCTTGCgctctgctctgtccttcttctgccttattttctttcctactgAGGAGATGCTTTACTGAAAAGCTTTATCTGTCCCCCACAccagtgcctggggctgctgggggggctggCACTAGCCCTGCTGAGGGTGGCTGTGTGGGACACTCCTGGCTGTCCCCGGGGTTGTCCTTGCCCCGATCTGGGGTGTTTCCTGGAAGCCTGCCCACTGCCACCCACCTTGGGGTGCTCATGGGAGCCTGCCCACTGCCACCCATCTGGGGTGCTCCTGGGAGCCTGCCCACTGCCACCCAACTGGCCAGCTCCAGGAGTGCCAGTGGGaatgggggctgcaggggatgaTGGCAAACAGGGACATGACAGGGACAGCAATGCTGGAGGGGGCTTGAGCCACTGCTGAAGGGAAGAGCACTGGGGCAGGTGTGGGTTGCTCATGCCCAGACTGGGCTCACAGCACCCAGACTGGGCTCACAGCATCCAGCTAGAGCTCACAGCATCCAGACTGGGCTCACAGCATCCAGCTAGAGCTCACAGCACCCAGACTGGGCTCACAGCATccagccagagctcacagcatCCAGACTGGGCTCACAgcatccaggcagagctcacagcaTCCAGACTGGGCTCACAgcatccaggcagagctcacagcacCCAGACTGGGCTCACAGCATCCAGCTAGAGCTCACAGCATCCAGCTAGAGCTCACAGCATCCAGACTGGGCTCACAGCATCCAGCTAGAGCTCACAGCATCCAGCTAGAGCTCACAGCATCCAGACTGGGCTCACAGCATCCAGCTAGAGCTCACAGCACCCAGACTGGGCTCACAGCATCCAGGCAGAGCTTACAGCATCCAGACTGGGCTCCTGGTAACCTGGTACCCAGGCTGGGCTCACAGCACCCACTGCCCACCCCCAGCCACCCTCACCCCCAGGAGCTATTCCAGAAGCTATTTTAGGTTCAGAGTTCAGTCTCTGGGGGAAGGTTGCACTCAGGccgtgtcccagctgtgcctggcaggacTGGGATAATTCCAGGCTCAGCTTGCTGTACAGTGGAGAGATCCCAGCCCTTGCCCTACAGATCTCCTCAGCACCTTCCATGGGTGTTTTCTCCAGCTTTGCAGATTTTGGCATCTGCTGTGATGGCTGAGCAAAGAGCAGGGGTTTCCTGACACCCCCATGTGTCAGGGGGACAGGAG
The Serinus canaria isolate serCan28SL12 chromosome 17, serCan2020, whole genome shotgun sequence DNA segment above includes these coding regions:
- the NIBAN2 gene encoding protein Niban 2 — its product is MGDVVSTHLDEGRRQHIAERTGKVLGEFCRCYKEQFGVALFNSVRYEIEGAGGPQAQLLHRKVPLEDHVIYSGNIFQYIEENKKWRNRFCVVPHNYGLVLYENKLAYEREQPPRVLVNSAGYKVLTSVEQYLELVNNSLPGVTPKSGHSPILKCPTDFPLVLWHPYARHYYFCVMTGKEQEKWRAVFQDCVRHCNNGISEDSKVEAPAFTDAIRMYRQSKEQYGTWDMLCGNETQVLSNLVMEELLPELRSAIGPRLKGKAPERQRTWIQVSDAVYRMVYELAKAQYDAAVARCEQERPQLESTIRTDMDQIITSKEHLASKIRAFVLPKAEVCVRNHVQPYISSILEALMTPTSQGFAEAREVFFKEVTDMNMNVVNEGGLEKLVEYMEKLSHLAFHPVKMQSCYEKMDQLKLEGLQQRFDVSSTSVFKQRAQIHMRQQMDDAVYTFETLLHQELSKLQGKDDLCKSIQRILERVLKKFDYDSSTVRKKFFREALLQITIPFLLKKLAPTCKGELAKFQELIFEDFASFILVENTYEEVVLQSVMKDIMQAVKEAAVQRKHNLYRDSMVMHNSDPNLHLLGEGLPIDWSEEYSGQPEPEPAAERRRRAKQVVSVIQDDEGALPYGAEALLQPGSPEPRQPEEAHPGVPPSPPDAVQEIREALAQESLGDGAGAEERLMNGTEGSGASEEGVLLAGAAPGAATQQGPAHDGDRVHCATAASPAPGAEIPAGTGRERVAPASSPVPGAEVSSGGKCATPALSPVSGAEVPSGAGRERVTAASSPVPGAEIPSGTERERVTLVSSPVPGAEVPSGGGTRRAAPAPPVPGAEVPSGTGRQRPAPASRVPRADVPSEAEVPHATPRSSVPASPVSGADVPSGAEVPHVTPRSSVPASPVPRADPSVPSVPHGTAAPASPQADVPAEAEVPRVTAAPPGGQSPSAACHQRGDKETGEHGDSPPQPRGTTESGEGVQTEF